One genomic window of Helicobacter canis includes the following:
- the hisIE gene encoding bifunctional phosphoribosyl-AMP cyclohydrolase/phosphoribosyl-ATP diphosphatase HisIE, with the protein MVVDEIVARLDWGKSPLMPAIVQDSSSKEVLMLAFMDKQALTLTLESGYMHYFSRSKNRIWKKGERSGHTQKVESIALDCDNDALLFIITQVGAACHTGHKSCFFTTLDSSSTILESQTSPESTFLTALKSSPLESTFAPSSPNDPSQVYGIQAYDIMDTLYHTLLERKGAPESSSYTASLYAKGVNGFGKKIIEEAGEVVLALKDKDSAQIVYECADLLYHILVGLAYYNIHPEQVLAELQRRFGLSGLEEKAQRKA; encoded by the coding sequence ATGGTAGTAGATGAGATAGTAGCTAGGCTTGATTGGGGCAAATCTCCGCTAATGCCTGCTATCGTGCAGGACTCTAGCAGCAAAGAAGTGCTAATGCTAGCCTTTATGGATAAGCAGGCTCTAACACTCACACTAGAGAGTGGCTATATGCACTACTTTTCTCGCTCGAAAAATCGCATTTGGAAAAAGGGCGAGCGCAGCGGACATACGCAAAAGGTAGAATCCATCGCGCTAGATTGTGATAATGATGCCTTGCTTTTTATTATCACACAAGTGGGGGCGGCGTGCCACACAGGACATAAAAGCTGCTTTTTTACTACGCTAGATTCTAGCTCCACAATCTTAGAATCCCAAACTTCCCCAGAATCCACCTTTTTAACCGCTTTAAAATCTAGCCCCCTAGAATCCACTTTTGCGCCTTCTTCGCCTAATGATCCCTCCCAAGTCTATGGCATTCAAGCCTATGACATTATGGATACGCTTTATCACACGCTTTTAGAGCGCAAGGGCGCACCAGAATCTAGCTCTTACACCGCTAGCTTGTATGCAAAAGGTGTCAATGGCTTTGGCAAAAAGATCATTGAAGAAGCAGGCGAAGTCGTGCTAGCGTTGAAAGATAAAGATTCTGCGCAGATTGTCTATGAATGCGCGGATTTACTCTACCATATCCTTGTGGGGCTAGCCTACTACAATATCCACCCAGAGCAAGTGCTAGCCGAGCTGCAAAGGCGTTTTGGGCTTAGTGGGCTAGAGGAGAAAGCCCAGCGCAAAGCCTAA